GAGATGATATTGATAGTTTAATAATTGCTTATCCAGAGGCGGGGCTAGAGGGGGCTTTATATAAGAAGGTATAGGGGTTTAGATAAGTTAAGGTTGTTTATGGACATGCTAATCATTTGTTTACTCCTATTAATATCATATTTATAACAGATACAACTATTGTAATTTTCTATGCCCTTTTCGGGATTATTACCCTTATCTTAATAGGTAGAGTTAATAGCAGGAACAATGTTCAGTGGCTTAAAAGTACATCATACATAATAGGTTTACCTATTATAAGCTATCTGGCGCTGAAAATAGGATTATGATGAAGCAGGAGATAGTAGCAAAAAAGTAGTTAGAAGAGGAGTTGAATATACATGGATTGAAGGTATATTTGAAGAAGTCCAATGTGGGGCTAAGAGGTGAAGAGTCTACGGTAAAAGCCTACGATTTATCAAGAGCCGTTATAACTATGATATATAAGTATAATAGGATCATAAGCCATCATATAGAAAATAGTAATCTATAAATAAAAGTTTTTTATATCAATAAAAAACTTTCCCATCTTTAAATAAGGCTTAAGATGGGAAAGATATCTTTAATCTTTAATTAATGCTTTTTCACGCCATTTACCTTTTCTAAAGAATAAAGTAGTTATTATAGCCCCCATAGTCCAGGCTACAAGTAGGGAGATAAAAACTGATTCAGGCCTTCCAGTGGGATAGGCTTTGCATCTTGTAAAATATGCAATACCATAAGCTATTGGTACGCGAAGAAAGACTGTAGTAATAAGCGATATCCACATGGGTGTTATGGTATCCCCTGCACCGCGCATGACTCCAGATAGACTTTGGGTTACTGCCATTGCCACATAGCCTACTGCAAGGATTCTCATCATACGAGTGCTAAAATCGATTAATTCCTTAGTATCAGTAAAAATGCTGACTAAATATTTACCAAAAATTAAAATCAGTATGGTTATTACAGTTGAAATTCCAACAGCAATCATGGTACCTTGTTTAGTTCCTTTTTCAACTCGATCCATTTTTCTAGCACCTATATTCTGGCCAGCATATGTTGTCATTGCACTTCCAAAGGAGAAATTTGGCATCATGGCAAAACCGTCAACACGCATGATTATTACATTACTGGCTATAACCAATTCACCAAAGCTATTGGTCAAAGATTGTACTATGATCATAGCAACAGAGAATATTCCTTGAGTTATTCCAGATGGTAATCCCAGTTTTATCAATCTATAAGTATAATCTTTATCAAGTTTTAACATTTTTAAGTTTAAGTCGAAATTCTCCTTCATCTTTAGAAGCTTCAACATACAAAGTATTGCTGATATTGCTTGTGCTAAAACGGTAGCAAGAGCAACCCCAGGAACACCCATATTAAACTTGGCAACGAATAGGATGTCAAGAGCCACATTTAAAGCAGTGGATATAAGTAAGAATATAAGTGCCGATAGGGAGTCGCCAAGTCCACGTAAAATACCTGATAAAATATTATAGTATGAAAATCCTGCTATGCCGACGAAATAGATGATTAGATATTGAGCACTCCAATCGATAATACTTTCTGGTGTGTTTAAAAGTTTAAGAAAAGGACGTGTTACAATAGGACCTATAATTATAATTATTGCTGAAACTATGGCTGTTAATGAGATACATATTCCAATAGTATGGGAAAGTTTTTCTCTATCTTTAGCACCAAAATATTGAGATACCATTATACCAGCACCTACAGAAACACCGACAAAGAGTACCAATAAAAGGTTTAATATGGGAGATGCACTACCAACAGAAGCCAGAGCATTATCACCCACATATAAACCTATAATTATGGAATCGGCGGTATTATATAGTTGTTGGGCGATATTCCCAATTAACATGGGTATTGCAAACTCGATAATTCGCTTCCAAGGCGGACCTTCAGTCAAGTCTTTAGGTGCAAATAGTTCTTTGAATTTTGCCATAGCCTAACCTCCTTGATATGTATTGTCAAATAGAATACCTTATTTTCGCTTAGACAAACAATAGTTTATATCAATTAATATCCTTTGTCAATTTAAATGTTTTATTAGCTAATTTGAAAAAAATATATGGAGGGAGATTATATGGAATTTCAAATTAGGACTAGTAAAGAACAGGAGTTTATAGATATTACTTCCATTATAAACGAGGCCATAAGAAAGAAAGGCATAGAAAATGGAACAGCGGTAGTATTTGTCCCTCATACTACAGCAGGTATTACTATTAATGAAAATGCAGATCCTACCGTTGTTGAAGATATGTTAATGATGTTAAATAGAGTATTTCCTGTAAAAGGAGATTACCGCCATTATGAAGGAAATTCCCATGCCCATATAAAAACATCTTTAATGGGCTCTTCCTGTAGCTTAATTATTAGAAATGGTAAATTAAAACTTGGCACATGGCAAGGGGTATATTTTTGTGAATTCGATGGGCCAAGGACTAGAAAAATATACATAGATATTCAAAGATCAGATCCCTAAACTTTTTAGTTTGGGGATTTGTTTTTTCAGTAACATTGGAGAAAGATTTACATAATATATTATTGATTGGTTTGTTTTGGAGGGATTACATGGAGCCAAAAAAATTTTTAATCTTAGGAGGGGATAATAGAAGCATTGAATTAGCAAATCTACTCTATGAGGATGGGCATAATATTACAATATCCCATATTGAAGGTTTAAATTTTCGAGATTGTCATATAATAATCGGTCCCTTACCTTTTACTAAGGATAATAAGACTATTAATGCACCTTTCCATATTGAAAAAATACCTATAGAAATTGTCTTTGAAAGTATGAAAAAAGGTCAGGTTTTAATGGCAGGTGGCATAGCAGATGAGCAAATGAAAAAGGCGATGAAATATGGAATCGAACTTGTAGACTATTTTGATAGGGAAGAACTGCAGATATTAAACGCCATCCCTACTGCTGAAGGGGCTATTAAACTAGCTATTGAACATTCAGTTAT
This genomic window from Tepidimicrobium xylanilyticum contains:
- a CDS encoding MATE family efflux transporter, yielding MAKFKELFAPKDLTEGPPWKRIIEFAIPMLIGNIAQQLYNTADSIIIGLYVGDNALASVGSASPILNLLLVLFVGVSVGAGIMVSQYFGAKDREKLSHTIGICISLTAIVSAIIIIIGPIVTRPFLKLLNTPESIIDWSAQYLIIYFVGIAGFSYYNILSGILRGLGDSLSALIFLLISTALNVALDILFVAKFNMGVPGVALATVLAQAISAILCMLKLLKMKENFDLNLKMLKLDKDYTYRLIKLGLPSGITQGIFSVAMIIVQSLTNSFGELVIASNVIIMRVDGFAMMPNFSFGSAMTTYAGQNIGARKMDRVEKGTKQGTMIAVGISTVITILILIFGKYLVSIFTDTKELIDFSTRMMRILAVGYVAMAVTQSLSGVMRGAGDTITPMWISLITTVFLRVPIAYGIAYFTRCKAYPTGRPESVFISLLVAWTMGAIITTLFFRKGKWREKALIKD
- a CDS encoding secondary thiamine-phosphate synthase enzyme YjbQ, with amino-acid sequence MEFQIRTSKEQEFIDITSIINEAIRKKGIENGTAVVFVPHTTAGITINENADPTVVEDMLMMLNRVFPVKGDYRHYEGNSHAHIKTSLMGSSCSLIIRNGKLKLGTWQGVYFCEFDGPRTRKIYIDIQRSDP